One genomic window of Nitrospirota bacterium includes the following:
- a CDS encoding CDP-alcohol phosphatidyltransferase family protein, with product REDLEGVLLSLGSMIGAFLVSYTRARAEGLGKDCKVGIMERPARVLLLAFGALSGWIIPILWIMFFLTHVTAIQRIYHVLKRQ from the coding sequence CAGGGAAGACCTCGAAGGCGTTCTCCTTAGTTTGGGCTCGATGATAGGTGCATTCCTTGTAAGCTACACGAGGGCAAGGGCAGAGGGATTGGGAAAAGACTGCAAGGTGGGCATAATGGAAAGACCCGCAAGGGTTTTGCTTTTAGCATTCGGAGCACTTTCGGGCTGGATTATACCAATTCTCTGGATAATGTTTTTCCTCACTCATGTTACGGCAATTCAGAGGATTTATCATGTTTTAAAAAGACAATAA